One Maribacter cobaltidurans genomic window carries:
- a CDS encoding ABC transporter permease, with translation MLKQHLKLFLRNVRSNKGTFLINTMGLGVGIASFLVLALYVYNDVTYNHFNKNLSNIYRIQEIYEDGEGTVTRGLVLPKIMEDIPEVVNGTRVFDWDEHRLAFGKVAFPEQVFYADKGFFSVFTFPFVEGDAKKVLDDKFSVVISKPIAEKYFGKTSAIGKELQVGFTENYLIVKGVVDIPENSSVKFDVIASYETGETLSPWIVGVHDWYNTFSKSYLVLQDGVGPEAIADKLERIVKENFLPVGESTIQLSLLPFAEYHAKVESNQTLILILALIALGIIGIAIVNFINLTVTNSLARTKEIGIKKVHGATKKHVIQQIMVESLALGLIALACGILLMTGFLLPSFNRLFETNLSISSFDPLFLGALVLGIWAVVGLFSGLVPSFLWSKSKLVENLHGKVTAKQKPGFSKYASIVVQFVIAIMLISGTLIVRKQIDYMVKKDPKFDAENTIVLQTDYWQYPDTEAASQKLKILADELDASPLVSSVSFTGSVPGDYDENYNGFYMEGHSDKADIFLRKSYVGEDYFKTLGIPIKSGQGFERDGLLLENTVVLNKAAMDQLGFTTAQEQVLREGSPDGQPYRVIGAIENFTYQGVQNEMQPLAHFYTQQENYTDWEYLAIRAQEGASLQVIELLEDQWQTLLPNATLTHFFADAKLDAYYKEYERVNTLIMWFSFLAILLSCIGLFAIASFAMAKRTKEIGIRKVNGAKVSQILNLLNKDFLKWVVVAFIIAVPFAYYGAQKWLEGFAYKTQVSWWVFGLAGLATLLVALATVSWQSFKAARANPVKSLRAE, from the coding sequence ATGCTAAAACAACATCTAAAGCTTTTTCTCAGGAACGTTCGTAGCAACAAGGGCACTTTTCTAATCAACACCATGGGACTGGGTGTTGGTATAGCCTCTTTTTTGGTGTTGGCACTTTATGTATATAATGACGTCACCTATAACCATTTCAATAAAAACCTATCCAATATCTATAGGATACAGGAGATTTACGAGGACGGGGAGGGCACGGTCACTAGAGGATTGGTACTTCCTAAAATAATGGAGGACATACCGGAGGTTGTAAACGGGACTAGGGTTTTTGATTGGGACGAACATCGATTGGCATTTGGGAAGGTGGCTTTTCCGGAGCAGGTATTTTATGCGGACAAAGGTTTCTTCTCGGTCTTTACCTTTCCTTTTGTGGAAGGTGATGCAAAGAAAGTGTTAGACGATAAGTTTAGTGTCGTTATCAGTAAGCCAATAGCCGAAAAGTACTTTGGTAAGACCTCTGCAATTGGTAAGGAATTGCAGGTAGGGTTTACTGAAAACTATTTGATTGTAAAAGGGGTGGTGGATATCCCTGAAAATTCTTCGGTAAAATTTGATGTGATAGCTTCTTATGAAACCGGCGAAACTTTATCACCTTGGATAGTTGGTGTGCATGATTGGTACAATACCTTTTCAAAATCCTATCTCGTTTTACAGGATGGTGTCGGTCCAGAGGCGATAGCGGATAAACTTGAACGTATCGTTAAGGAAAATTTCCTCCCGGTTGGGGAAAGTACCATTCAATTGAGCCTATTACCTTTTGCGGAGTATCATGCCAAAGTGGAATCCAACCAAACGTTGATCCTTATTTTGGCCTTAATCGCTTTAGGAATAATCGGTATTGCCATTGTCAATTTCATCAATTTGACCGTGACCAATTCTTTGGCCCGTACCAAGGAAATAGGAATTAAAAAAGTGCACGGAGCCACAAAAAAGCATGTAATTCAGCAAATAATGGTAGAATCTTTGGCTCTAGGTCTCATCGCTTTGGCCTGTGGCATATTGCTTATGACCGGGTTCTTGCTGCCATCGTTCAACCGATTGTTTGAAACAAATCTATCCATTAGCTCGTTCGACCCCTTATTTTTAGGTGCATTGGTGTTGGGTATTTGGGCTGTTGTGGGCTTGTTCTCTGGTTTGGTTCCTTCATTTTTATGGTCCAAAAGTAAATTGGTGGAAAATCTACACGGCAAAGTTACGGCGAAACAAAAGCCAGGTTTCTCGAAATATGCATCTATTGTCGTACAGTTTGTCATTGCCATTATGCTGATTTCAGGTACCCTCATCGTTCGAAAACAGATTGATTATATGGTCAAGAAAGACCCAAAATTCGATGCAGAAAATACAATAGTACTACAAACGGATTACTGGCAATATCCCGATACGGAAGCGGCATCCCAAAAACTAAAAATTTTGGCGGATGAATTGGACGCTAGCCCCTTGGTTTCTTCCGTAAGCTTTACGGGTAGCGTGCCTGGGGATTATGATGAAAATTATAATGGATTTTATATGGAGGGTCATTCTGATAAGGCGGATATTTTCCTTAGAAAATCCTATGTAGGGGAAGACTATTTTAAGACGCTTGGAATTCCCATTAAAAGTGGTCAAGGGTTTGAAAGAGATGGACTTTTATTGGAAAATACCGTGGTGCTTAATAAAGCGGCAATGGACCAATTGGGATTCACTACGGCTCAAGAACAGGTTTTAAGGGAGGGAAGTCCGGATGGTCAACCCTACAGGGTCATTGGTGCCATTGAAAATTTTACCTATCAAGGCGTACAGAATGAAATGCAACCACTGGCGCATTTTTATACACAACAGGAGAATTACACCGATTGGGAATATTTAGCCATTAGGGCCCAGGAAGGAGCTTCCCTTCAAGTAATTGAATTATTGGAGGACCAATGGCAGACCTTACTGCCCAATGCTACTTTGACCCATTTTTTCGCCGATGCAAAACTGGATGCCTATTACAAAGAATACGAACGGGTGAATACGTTGATTATGTGGTTTTCATTTTTGGCAATACTACTCTCGTGTATCGGACTTTTTGCCATAGCCTCGTTCGCAATGGCCAAAAGAACCAAGGAAATTGGGATTCGAAAAGTAAATGGGGCAAAGGTTTCGCAAATTTTGAACTTACTGAACAAGGACTTTTTAAAATGGGTAGTCGTCGCCTTTATCATTGCAGTACCATTTGCCTATTATGGCGCACAGAAATGGTTGGAAGGTTTTGCCTATAAAACCCAGGTTAGTTGGTGGGTCTTTGGCTTGGCCGGGCTCGCAACGCTGTTAGTGGCCCTTGCAACCGTAAGTTGGCAAAGTTTTAAAGCGGCCAGGGCCAACCCGGTTAAAAGTTTACGTGCGGAGTAA
- a CDS encoding ABC transporter permease, with translation MFKNHIKIAWRSLKKQPFFTFLNTFGLAIGMTGALLISLYIYDELGYDKMFADVERIHRLNADIKFGGQVEYQPEVSAPMAEAILNDISQVEAATRFRSTGATLIKKSGEVNSFKEPRTTYAETSMFSLLGLELLHGDASTALDEPNTAVISQTLAQKLFSTENAIGKSIDIDVYGTYTVSGVIPDLPKNSFLQERNLFLSMAGYPDAREGAWGSHNYYTLIKLKKGIQPNEIYPGLNAMVGKYVIPFVQSFFPGITLKQFEESGNYIKYSTIPLTDIHLHSNRSPEFSPNGNIQNLYILGAIGIFLIILASINFMNLSTAQSLKRAKEVGVRKTLGSGRSGLIRQFLTESGLISFGSLLVAVILSTALLPVFNQLSGKNLEIPFTNPLFLLLLVIATLILGFLSGSYPALFMSRFVPVKVLKGTGDQSLGGSRTRNILVIFQFAVSVLLIIATLVVYQQLNFIKGKDLGYAKDQVLVVDDVYLLGNKRQVFKKEIEGLTQIEHATLSSFLPTPSNRSDSSFLLNEDRSQEKAVQMQEWQADYDYVKTIGLELVAGRDFDPRFGTDSTAILVNETTVKKMNSTPTEVLGRQLVELNQGRGESIYTIIGVVKNFNFETLHNEIDALGIFPSNNAGRLAIKLGEGDLNRTLAQIEGVWNQMAVGKPFSYHFMDDSFNQSYEAEQRLGTIFMIFTMLSILIACLGLFGLAAFNAQKRVKEIGVRKVLGAIVGQITYRLSMDFLKLVFVSILVALPLGWFVMNRWLQDFAYRIDLPWWVLFLAAFMAVAIALITVSWQSLKAAMANPVKSLRTE, from the coding sequence ATGTTTAAAAATCATATCAAAATCGCCTGGAGGAGTTTAAAGAAACAACCCTTTTTTACATTCCTAAACACCTTTGGCCTTGCCATTGGTATGACGGGAGCCTTACTTATTTCATTGTATATCTATGATGAATTAGGGTATGATAAAATGTTTGCCGATGTTGAACGAATACATCGTTTAAACGCAGATATCAAATTTGGGGGTCAAGTAGAGTACCAACCAGAGGTGTCCGCACCTATGGCCGAAGCCATCTTGAACGACATTTCACAAGTTGAGGCCGCTACCCGATTTCGAAGTACCGGTGCTACGCTCATCAAAAAAAGTGGTGAGGTAAACAGTTTTAAGGAGCCAAGAACTACCTATGCCGAAACCAGTATGTTCAGTTTACTTGGGCTAGAGTTGCTGCATGGTGATGCAAGTACGGCCCTGGACGAGCCCAATACGGCGGTTATCTCCCAAACTCTTGCCCAAAAACTTTTTTCGACAGAAAACGCCATTGGAAAATCCATAGATATTGACGTTTACGGCACCTATACGGTTTCTGGAGTAATACCAGATCTTCCAAAAAATTCTTTTTTACAGGAAAGGAACCTTTTCCTGTCCATGGCAGGTTATCCGGATGCGCGAGAAGGTGCCTGGGGCAGCCATAATTATTATACCCTTATAAAACTTAAGAAAGGCATACAGCCCAATGAAATATATCCAGGACTCAATGCCATGGTCGGTAAATACGTAATCCCTTTTGTTCAAAGCTTCTTTCCCGGTATTACTTTGAAACAGTTTGAGGAAAGCGGAAACTATATAAAGTATAGTACCATCCCCTTGACCGATATTCATCTACACTCGAACCGTAGTCCGGAATTCAGTCCCAACGGCAATATTCAGAACTTGTACATTTTAGGGGCAATAGGTATTTTCTTGATTATACTGGCCAGTATCAATTTTATGAACTTGAGCACCGCCCAGTCCCTCAAACGCGCCAAAGAGGTGGGTGTTCGTAAAACCTTGGGTTCAGGTAGGTCTGGGCTTATAAGACAATTTTTAACGGAATCTGGCCTAATATCATTTGGTTCATTGCTGGTCGCAGTAATCCTTTCTACTGCTCTTTTGCCGGTATTCAATCAACTTTCGGGTAAAAATCTTGAAATTCCTTTTACCAATCCTTTGTTTTTGCTTCTTCTCGTAATTGCAACACTAATTTTAGGTTTTCTTTCAGGCAGTTACCCTGCACTTTTTATGTCGCGTTTTGTTCCGGTCAAGGTTTTGAAGGGAACTGGTGACCAAAGTCTGGGCGGAAGTAGAACTCGTAACATATTGGTCATTTTTCAGTTTGCTGTTTCGGTCTTGCTTATTATAGCCACCTTGGTGGTGTACCAACAGCTCAACTTTATTAAAGGCAAAGACCTTGGGTATGCCAAAGACCAGGTTTTGGTGGTAGATGACGTTTATCTATTGGGGAATAAAAGGCAAGTGTTCAAGAAAGAAATAGAGGGCTTGACACAAATAGAGCATGCTACATTGAGCAGTTTTTTACCAACCCCTTCTAACCGTAGCGACAGCTCGTTTTTGTTGAATGAGGACCGTAGCCAAGAAAAAGCGGTGCAAATGCAGGAATGGCAAGCGGATTATGACTATGTGAAAACCATTGGCTTGGAATTGGTGGCCGGTAGGGATTTTGACCCTCGTTTTGGAACAGACTCTACGGCGATTTTAGTCAACGAAACCACAGTTAAAAAAATGAACAGCACACCAACGGAAGTTTTGGGCAGACAATTGGTTGAGCTTAACCAAGGTCGTGGAGAGTCTATTTATACGATTATAGGTGTGGTAAAGAATTTCAATTTTGAAACCCTTCACAATGAAATTGATGCCTTGGGTATTTTTCCCAGCAATAATGCGGGTAGATTGGCCATTAAATTAGGAGAGGGTGATTTAAACCGTACCCTAGCTCAAATTGAAGGGGTTTGGAACCAAATGGCCGTAGGCAAGCCCTTTTCCTATCATTTTATGGATGACTCATTTAACCAAAGCTATGAGGCCGAACAACGATTGGGAACCATTTTTATGATTTTTACCATGCTTTCTATTTTGATTGCCTGTTTGGGACTTTTTGGCTTGGCAGCCTTCAATGCACAAAAAAGGGTTAAGGAAATTGGGGTACGCAAGGTGTTGGGTGCTATTGTAGGCCAGATTACCTACCGTTTGTCCATGGATTTTTTAAAGTTGGTTTTCGTATCCATTCTCGTTGCCTTACCCTTGGGTTGGTTTGTCATGAACAGATGGTTGCAAGATTTTGCTTATCGAATTGACCTGCCTTGGTGGGTCTTGTTTTTAGCTGCATTTATGGCAGTGGCCATAGCACTAATAACGGTTAGTTGGCAAAGTTTAAAAGCGGCTATGGCCAACCCTGTAAAAAGTCTAAGAACAGAGTAG
- a CDS encoding ABC transporter permease: MFKNYLKIAWRNLTNNKIYSWINIGGLAIGIVACLLILQYVVFELSYEDFHAKKERIYRVRQDRYDNGKLATQWAAGAYAVGNSFKEAIPEIEEYVKVVETSDILVEVDNRPLKIEKVFFATNSFFDVFSYPLIYGDVTSVLSAPNTAALSETTALKIFGTKDIVGKNLRISGDRTYKITGVYQDMPVNTQLRPNFLASYKTFVSMNTNNDGSTPEEAWTWDGCLTYLLLQKGVNPAQVEAKFAPIVEEGVGELLRSFNASVKYSLQPLTNIHLDSNYMDEPVPNGDGKTIYLLLGIAFFIILIAWVNYINLSTARAIGRAKEVGIRKSVGSQRGQLVVQFFFESVVFNGLALVLALMLMIVALPFFNEISGQPVSYTLFEQGRFWLGLIALFVVGVVLSGLYPAIVLSRFRPVEVLKGKMVSTTEGAFLRKGLVILQFTASLFLLIGSFVVYQQIQFMRDQSLGINISQTLVLPPPIVSDSTFVQKKEAFKETLLQYSLIEDVAVSSFVPGMGPGDNAGGIRLLSQDDTEQKQYRFIRVDYDFADVFEINIIAGRKFSKDFGTERTNVIFNRKGIEQLGFDNPEQAIGEQIEFWGDQCEIVGVVENFHQESLRDAYEPLILILNPDVYGYFSIKIETSQIAQTIARAQTEWNDFFPGNTFEYFFLDERFNEQYKVDQRFGQVFGLFTLLAIFVACLGLFGLASFTALQRKKEIGIRKVLGASVPGILRLLYKEFAVLLIIAFLISIPLAWFSISKWLEGYAFRIAINWSFFLLPFIAILVIALVTVSFQTLKASLANPVKSLRTE, from the coding sequence ATGTTTAAAAACTATTTGAAAATCGCTTGGCGGAATCTTACCAATAACAAAATTTACTCTTGGATTAACATCGGCGGACTGGCCATCGGCATCGTTGCCTGTTTGCTGATTCTGCAATACGTTGTATTCGAATTGAGCTATGAAGATTTTCATGCCAAGAAAGAGCGCATCTATCGCGTACGGCAAGACCGCTATGACAATGGCAAACTGGCAACACAATGGGCGGCAGGGGCGTATGCCGTTGGAAACTCCTTTAAAGAGGCGATTCCCGAAATTGAAGAATATGTCAAAGTTGTGGAAACGAGTGATATTCTCGTAGAGGTCGACAACCGGCCCTTGAAAATCGAAAAAGTGTTCTTTGCCACCAACTCTTTCTTTGATGTTTTTTCCTATCCGTTGATTTATGGGGACGTTACCTCTGTATTGAGCGCGCCGAATACCGCCGCCCTATCCGAAACGACCGCATTGAAGATCTTTGGAACCAAGGACATTGTCGGAAAAAACCTAAGAATCAGTGGTGACCGAACCTACAAAATTACTGGCGTCTATCAAGATATGCCCGTCAATACACAACTCCGTCCTAATTTTTTGGCTTCCTACAAAACCTTTGTCTCCATGAACACCAATAATGATGGTTCCACTCCGGAGGAAGCTTGGACATGGGATGGTTGTCTGACTTATTTACTGTTGCAAAAAGGGGTAAATCCGGCCCAGGTAGAGGCAAAATTTGCACCAATAGTCGAAGAGGGCGTTGGGGAGTTGTTGAGAAGTTTCAACGCTTCTGTCAAATATAGTTTACAACCCCTTACCAATATTCATTTGGATTCTAATTACATGGATGAACCGGTTCCCAACGGAGATGGAAAAACCATATACCTATTATTAGGCATAGCGTTCTTTATCATCTTAATAGCATGGGTAAACTATATTAATTTGTCCACAGCAAGGGCAATTGGACGTGCCAAGGAGGTAGGTATTCGTAAGTCTGTGGGGTCTCAACGAGGGCAATTGGTCGTCCAGTTCTTTTTTGAGTCGGTCGTATTCAATGGTCTGGCATTGGTATTGGCACTCATGCTAATGATTGTTGCCCTTCCCTTTTTCAATGAAATTTCAGGTCAACCGGTATCATACACTTTGTTCGAACAAGGCAGATTTTGGCTAGGTCTCATTGCCCTATTTGTCGTAGGTGTGGTTTTATCTGGATTATACCCGGCAATTGTTTTATCGCGGTTCAGGCCTGTTGAAGTGTTAAAGGGCAAGATGGTCAGTACTACAGAGGGAGCTTTTTTAAGAAAAGGACTTGTTATTCTGCAATTTACGGCCTCTTTATTTCTATTGATAGGCTCCTTTGTTGTATATCAGCAAATCCAATTTATGCGAGACCAGTCTCTCGGTATCAATATTTCCCAAACGTTGGTGCTACCTCCTCCGATAGTATCAGATTCCACTTTTGTCCAAAAGAAAGAAGCATTCAAAGAAACACTTTTACAGTATTCACTTATTGAAGATGTGGCCGTATCTTCATTTGTCCCTGGGATGGGCCCTGGCGATAATGCTGGAGGAATCCGATTGCTCAGCCAGGATGATACCGAACAAAAGCAATATCGTTTTATACGAGTAGATTATGATTTTGCAGACGTTTTTGAAATAAATATTATAGCTGGGCGTAAGTTTTCAAAGGACTTTGGCACCGAACGGACCAATGTCATCTTTAATCGAAAAGGAATAGAACAACTGGGTTTTGATAATCCAGAACAGGCAATAGGCGAACAAATCGAATTTTGGGGCGACCAATGTGAAATTGTCGGAGTAGTGGAAAATTTTCATCAGGAATCGCTTCGCGATGCCTATGAACCGCTGATACTGATTTTGAATCCTGATGTGTATGGATATTTTTCCATAAAAATTGAAACTTCACAGATTGCCCAGACCATTGCCCGGGCACAGACCGAATGGAACGATTTTTTTCCGGGCAATACATTTGAATACTTTTTCCTCGACGAGAGGTTTAATGAACAGTACAAGGTGGATCAAAGGTTTGGCCAAGTATTCGGCCTTTTTACCTTACTAGCCATATTTGTCGCATGTCTGGGCCTGTTCGGACTTGCTTCGTTTACGGCCTTACAACGAAAAAAAGAGATAGGAATCCGTAAAGTTTTGGGAGCATCTGTACCGGGCATTTTAAGGCTATTATACAAGGAGTTTGCAGTATTACTCATTATCGCGTTTTTGATTTCCATACCCCTAGCATGGTTCAGTATAAGTAAATGGTTGGAGGGGTATGCCTTCCGAATAGCTATAAACTGGAGCTTTTTTCTGTTGCCCTTTATTGCCATTTTGGTCATTGCTTTGGTAACGGTAAGCTTTCAGACATTAAAAGCCTCTTTGGCCAACCCCGTAAAAAGTTTACGCACCGAATAA
- a CDS encoding ABC transporter permease translates to MFKNHIKIAWRSLKKQPFFTFLNTFGLAIGMAGALLISLYIYDELTYDTMFADADRIYRINADIKFGGDARKYAVSPAPMADALQSDFSEIEVVTRFRTRGSALVRKVDAEANVKEEQTTFVDATFFEMFGIELLAGDPNTVLKNPNTIVMTRSAAEKHFGVSNALGQDLILNNEEPFTVTGVIEDLPNNSFLRDYSLFEAMAGNEDSEIVNWGSNNYQTFFKLIPSADIADIKEPLEGFLSKYVIPGVQQFMPGITEEQFKAAGNHLIYSTIPLTDIHLSSNLVAEMSSNNDMQSIYILSFIAIFLVVLACVNFMNLSTAQSLKRAKEVGVRKTLGSNKKDLVRQFLVESGLISFISLLLGLFLAVSALPFFNDLADKDISLPFLNPFFWLILLGGVVLLGLFSGSYPAFFMSRFIPVNVLKGGGQSSVGGGKIRNSLVVFQFAISVFLIISTLVVYQQLKYIQSKDLGFSKDQVLVVNDVYTAGSKANSFKEQVKQLGFVKNATLSSFFPTPSSRSDSTFFPEEGLTDQENAVSMQTWGVDYDYVLTMGFELVAGRNFDENFGNDSTAIIVNETAVKVMKLTPETALGERYSPNFNAENPEFFTIIGVVKDFHFESMKEEIDALSLRLANNAYAMAIKIEAGNFENAVSKIENVWNSIVSGEPFNYYFMDDSFNDSYQSERRLGNIFVIFTILSIIIACLGLFGLAAFNAEKRVKEIGVRKVLGASVTQISVKLTMDFLKLVGVAILISLPLGWYAMDKWLEDFSYKIDIPWWVFALAAFLAIAVAVITVSYQSIKASIVNPVKSLRTE, encoded by the coding sequence ATGTTTAAAAATCACATCAAAATCGCCTGGAGGAGTTTAAAAAAACAACCCTTTTTTACCTTCCTTAACACTTTTGGACTTGCCATTGGTATGGCGGGAGCCCTACTGATTTCATTATACATCTATGATGAATTGACCTATGATACCATGTTTGCGGATGCAGACCGAATCTATAGGATTAATGCGGATATTAAATTTGGTGGCGATGCCCGAAAGTATGCCGTAAGTCCTGCACCTATGGCAGATGCCTTGCAAAGTGATTTTTCTGAAATTGAAGTGGTTACCAGGTTTAGGACTCGGGGTAGTGCTTTGGTCAGGAAAGTAGATGCTGAAGCCAACGTCAAGGAGGAGCAAACGACTTTTGTAGATGCCACTTTTTTTGAGATGTTCGGGATTGAGCTGTTGGCAGGTGATCCCAATACAGTACTTAAGAATCCGAATACTATAGTAATGACAAGGTCGGCAGCGGAAAAACATTTTGGGGTTTCCAATGCCTTAGGTCAGGATTTAATATTGAACAACGAGGAGCCATTTACGGTTACGGGAGTGATTGAAGACTTACCCAATAACTCTTTTCTGAGGGACTACAGTTTGTTCGAGGCTATGGCCGGTAATGAGGATTCCGAAATAGTAAATTGGGGCAGTAACAACTATCAGACATTTTTCAAGTTGATTCCATCCGCGGATATAGCGGATATTAAAGAACCGTTGGAAGGCTTCTTGAGTAAATATGTAATTCCTGGGGTACAGCAGTTTATGCCAGGAATAACCGAGGAACAGTTCAAAGCTGCGGGAAACCACTTGATTTACAGTACAATCCCTTTGACCGATATTCATTTAAGTTCCAATTTGGTTGCCGAAATGAGTTCCAACAATGATATGCAGAGTATTTATATACTCTCCTTTATCGCAATCTTTCTAGTGGTTTTGGCCTGTGTTAATTTCATGAATCTTTCTACGGCACAATCCTTGAAACGGGCCAAAGAGGTGGGCGTCCGTAAAACCTTAGGCTCCAATAAAAAGGATTTGGTAAGGCAGTTTCTGGTAGAGTCTGGTCTAATTTCTTTTATATCGTTGCTTTTGGGACTGTTTTTGGCGGTATCGGCCCTGCCCTTCTTCAATGACTTGGCAGATAAGGACATTTCACTTCCGTTTCTAAATCCTTTCTTTTGGTTGATTCTTCTCGGAGGGGTTGTTCTGCTTGGATTATTTTCGGGAAGTTACCCGGCATTTTTTATGTCAAGGTTCATTCCTGTGAACGTGTTAAAGGGAGGCGGACAAAGCAGTGTAGGGGGTGGAAAAATAAGGAACTCCCTAGTGGTCTTTCAGTTTGCCATATCCGTGTTTTTGATTATCAGCACTTTGGTGGTGTATCAGCAATTGAAATATATACAGAGCAAAGATCTTGGATTTTCTAAAGATCAGGTGTTAGTAGTGAACGATGTTTATACAGCGGGCAGCAAGGCCAACTCGTTCAAGGAACAGGTAAAGCAATTAGGCTTTGTTAAAAACGCCACCTTGAGTAGCTTTTTTCCAACGCCTTCCAGTCGGAGTGATAGTACTTTCTTTCCTGAAGAAGGGCTAACAGATCAGGAAAATGCGGTAAGTATGCAAACTTGGGGTGTGGATTATGACTATGTACTCACTATGGGTTTTGAGTTGGTTGCCGGACGTAATTTTGATGAAAATTTCGGCAATGATTCAACGGCTATCATAGTCAATGAAACTGCGGTAAAAGTAATGAAACTTACCCCCGAGACTGCTTTGGGGGAAAGATATTCACCTAACTTCAATGCTGAAAACCCCGAGTTTTTTACCATCATAGGAGTGGTAAAGGATTTCCATTTTGAATCCATGAAGGAGGAAATAGATGCATTAAGTCTAAGATTGGCCAATAATGCCTATGCCATGGCCATTAAGATAGAGGCGGGCAATTTTGAGAATGCCGTTTCAAAAATCGAGAATGTATGGAACAGTATTGTATCAGGAGAACCCTTTAACTACTACTTCATGGACGATTCCTTCAACGACTCCTACCAGAGTGAACGTAGATTGGGAAATATTTTTGTCATATTCACCATACTATCCATTATCATTGCTTGTTTGGGATTATTTGGATTAGCTGCCTTCAATGCCGAAAAACGGGTCAAGGAAATAGGTGTACGTAAAGTACTTGGAGCGAGTGTGACACAAATTTCGGTAAAGCTCACCATGGATTTTTTAAAGTTAGTGGGCGTGGCCATTTTAATTTCTTTACCACTAGGATGGTATGCTATGGACAAGTGGTTAGAGGATTTCTCCTATAAAATTGATATCCCTTGGTGGGTTTTCGCATTAGCCGCCTTCTTGGCCATAGCCGTTGCGGTCATTACGGTGAGTTACCAAAGTATTAAGGCATCTATTGTAAATCCTGTAAAAAGTTTAAGAACGGAGTAA